Part of the Companilactobacillus zhachilii genome is shown below.
CTGGTAAGTTATTTGGTATTCCTATTTCAGGAACACATGCGCATGCTTTGGTACAAACATATCGTAATGAATATGATGCTTTTAAGGCCTACGCAACAACACATAAGAACTGTGTCTTTTTAGTTGATACATACGATACGTTAAAGAGTGGTGTGCCTAGTGCCATCAAAGTTGCCCGTGAAATGGGTGATAAGATCAACTTCTTAGGTGTTCGTATTGACTCTGGTGATATGGCGTATATTTCTAAACGTGTCAGAAAGCAACTTGATGAAGCTGGTTTTCCAAATGCCAAAATTTATGCTTCAAATGATTTGGATGAAAAAACCGTTCTTAACTTGAAGATGCAAGATGCTAAAATCGATGTCTGGGGTATTGGTACAAAAGTTATCACAGCCTTTGATCAACCAGCTCTAGGTGCAGTTTACAAGCTTGTAAGTATTGAAGATGCCAAGGGTAATATGATGGATACTTTGAAGCTTTCAAGTAACGCCGCTAAGATTTCTACACCGGGTAAAAAACAAGTTTGGCGTATTACTAATAATGAAAAAAATGATAAGTCTGAAGGAGACTATGTAACCTTCTGGAATGAAGATCCAAGAGAGCATAGTTCACTTTATATGTTCCACCCACAATATACTTATATCAATAAGACCGTGGAAGACTTCCAAGCTAAGCCAATGTTACATGATATTTTTACTAACGGTAAATTAGTTTATGACTTGCCAAATGTTAAAGATATCCGTAAATATTGTGCTGAAAATCTTGATTCACTTTGGGACGAATACAAACGTATTTTAAACCCCCAAGTTTATCCAGTTGACTTATCTTCAAAGCTTTACAGTCATAAGATGAAGTATATTGAGAAAATTAGAAATGATGTAAACAATATTAGATTAGGTGACTAAAATGAGACCATTGCAAAAAGAAATTATTGAATTTGAACACACAAAGCCAGAAATTGATCCGGAAGAAGAGATTAGACGTTCCGTCAATTTCCTCAAAACATACTTGAAACAACATAGCTTTTTGAAGACACTAGTGTTAGGTATTTCTGGTGGTCAAGATTCGACTTTGGCGGGAAAGTTGTCTGAAATGGCAATGACTGAATTACGTGAAGAAACAGGCGATGACGCCTATCAATTTATCGCCGTGCGTTTGCCTTATGGTGAACAATCTGATGAATCTGATTGTATGCAAGCCATTGACTGGATGAAAGCTGACAAAGTCATTCGTGTCAATATCAAAGAAAGTGTTGATGCAATGGTAAAAGCAGTTGAAGCAAACGGACTAACTATTTCTGATTTTAACAAGGGAAATATCAAAGCTAGAACAAGAATGATAGCTCAATATGCAATTGCCGGCGATAACAAAGGTGTCGTTGTAGGAACTGATCATGCAGCCGAAAACATCACCGGTTTCTATACAAAATACGGTGATGGGGCAGCCGATGTAACGCCGTTATTCCGTTTGGATAAACGCCAAGGAAAGGCAATGTTAGCCAAGTTGGACGCTCCAAAGAATCTTTATGAAAAGACTCCAACAGCCGACTTAGAAGAAGACCGTCCTAGCTTGCCAGATGAAAAAGCTCTAGGTGTTTCTTATAAAGATATTGATGATTATCTTGAAGGCAAAGATATTGCCCCAGAAAATGCTGAAATTATTGAAAATTGGTATAAGAAGACTGCACATAAGCGTCGTTTGCCATACTCAGTATTCGACATTAAGTAGTTGAATTATTTTTATAAATTTTGGTGATTGATGTTAATTGATTGAAAATAACAAATATATTAGCCGGAGAGAACGAACGATTCAGACAGCAGTGCAGGTGGCGTTAGGGCTTTAGCCCTTTACACCACGGGACGAGTTTTGAAATTCGCGTTTTTTGCGAAGTTCAAAATCGAGACCTGAGACCTTGGCTCAGGTCGGTCCCCACAGCAGTCTAAATCGTTCGTTCTCGGAGGCGGCCAAAAGAAACTCAATTTTGGACATTCAAATTATTCGAATGTCTTTTTTTTTACAAAATGTCGTATGTTAGAATGAATGTGTAATCTTCTAAAAGAGGTGTATAACAGTGAAAAGTGATTTAATCTCCCTAATGAAACCATCTGTTGTTGCGATAAAACAACAAGAGATCTTTAAGTTCAATGCGCGGGCCAAGAAAATACCAGGAGCTGTTAATATGACGGTTGGTGAACCTAACTTTCATACTCCTGAACACATCAAACAGGCTGCAATTAGAGCCATTGAAGATGACCACACGCATTACACCGTTCCTGAAGGTGATCATGAGCTTTTAGGTGCTGTTGCCAATTATCTCCACGATAAATACGGTCTGAATTATGATCCTGAGACACAGATCGTAGCAACAACAGGTGTAACTGAAGGTGTTTTCTCAGCCTTCAATGCAATTTTGCAAGCTGGTGATGAAGTTTTAATTCCATCACCTTCATTTACCATTTATGGCCCTGATGCGGACTTTAATGGTGCAGCACCAGTTTACTTGGATACATCAAAAACAGGCTTCAAAGTGACGCCTGAGGCTTTAGCAGAAGTTTTTAGAACAAATCCACGTATTAAAATCTTCTTGCTCAATTATCCAAGTAATCCTACGGGGGTTAGTTACACTGAGGATGAATTACAAGCTTTAGCAGATGTTTTAAAACAACATGATGTTTTTGTAATTAGTGACGAGATTTATAGTGAGTTAACTTATAGTTTTAAACATGTTTCATTTGGTAACATTTTGCCAGAACAGACAATTCTTTTAAATGGGTTGTCTAAGTCGCATGCCATGACTGGTTGGCGTTTTGGAGTTGTCTGTGGACCAGCAGAGGTCATTTCACAGATCAATAAGATCCATGAATTAGCAACAACTTCCATCACTTCAATTACTCAATATGCGGCACTTGAAGCGTATACGAATGGCTACAATGATCCAGCGGTAATGAAAGAGCAATATCAAGTTAGACGAGACGCCTTGTATGAAGGCTTAAAGGAGTTGGGCTTTAAATGTCCAACTCCAGACGGAGCTTTCTACTTATTTGCAAAAATTCCTGAAGATTACGAGCAAGACGACGTTAAATTTGCTAATGAATTATTGGATGAAGAACATTTGGCAATTCTACCAGGTAGTTTCTTTGGTATCGGTGGAGAAGGACATTTGCGTTTTAGTTATGCTGCAAGCATGGAAAGCATCAACGCATGTATTGAAAAACTCCACAGTTTCTTAGGAAGCCGTAAAAAACTAGCAAATATAGAGGGATAAAATGCTAAGTAAATTTCAAGGCATTATTAGTAAAATTGTTTTAACATGCCTCGCTATCTTTACGACCGTTGTGTTAGTACAGATGGGACATTTCTTTACAATCAATTATTTAAAAGTTGAACCAGTATTAGCAGTACTGGTTTTTCTTTGTGCAATTATTTTTGTCGGTGCCGGTGGGTACTGCTTATATCGTATTCGAGATAATGATGCCAACTTGAATCGATTGATTTTGATTAGTTTATTATTAATATTTGCCGTCGTCGCGTTGGTGTGGTTAAAGTTAGTGCCCCAAACACAAGTAAGTGATTTTAAAGCGTTTTGGAGAATGGCACCGAAAGCACTGGATGGCAAAGCCATTTATCAGTATGACAATGATTATTTTGCTAAATGGGCTTATCAGACGGGATTTTTAGTCTACGTTATGACGGTGGTGAAGATATTTGGACATAATATTATTGCTATCCAATTGTTGAACGTTTTGTATCAAGTTTTGATTTTATTAATGTCATATATTTTGGCAATGCAATTATTTAATAAAGTTAAGATTGCTCGTTTAAGTGTCTTCATTTTAATGATTGATTTGGATTGGTTTGCACTCAATAGCCAAGCTGATAATCAGTATTTGGGGATGTTACTATTCCTAGTAACGTTTTACTTGATCATGAAAGACAAATATTGGACTTGCTCACTAGCTGGTGTCACGTTGGCGCTTGGAAGTATTATTCGACCAATTGGTCCGGTCGTTATAGCGGGAATAGTTGTCTATGCTTTACTTTATATGGCAATTCAAAATAACCAATTTCATTGGAAAAACTTAGGTAAAATATTAGTGACCTTAATTATTTATCAAGTGCTATTTTCGACCGCTGGCATGGCGATTAAAAGCTCAGGATTAAATAGTTACGGCTTGACTAATCGTGATTCAGAATGGAAATTCGTCGTTGGTCTGGATGCTAATTCTAATGGTTCTTATGACCAAGGCATGGTTAATCGTTTTAATTTAAAAGACAGTCGTGCCAAGATGAGCCATCAAGAACATCAGATTATTCGTGAAAATATTCAAAATCTGAATGCTAATCATGGTTGGCTGAAATTACTCTGGAATAAGAACGAAACCCTTTGGGCCGGTCGTGCTATTACCATTGACTTTACAGGCTTTGAAACGCGACATTCGTTACGAGTAAGCAATTTTGTGAAGTTACTAGGGTATTTGGGAACGGTCGTTTTGATTATCTTGTCATGGATTGGTTCTTTACGACTTTTTAAGGACAACCCAAATATAAAAACATTCTTGTTAGTACTACCACTTATGGCCTATGCTGTCGTACAATTGTTAATTGAAGTGCAAGGCAGATATCGACTTGAATTTTTACCTATTATCGCTATTATTGGCGGTTTAGGCCTGTTTACAATTTGCGAATGGATAAGATCAAAGTGGGGGAAAATGAATGTCTGATTTATTTAAATTAAGTATCGTAGTACCTTGTTACAATGAGGAAGAGGTACTACATGAAACGACAAAAGAATTGACCGCCATTGTTGAAGGTTTAATTGGTGAGAAAAAGATTAAGCCAACAAGTAAAATTGTTTTTGTTGACGATGGTAGTAAGGATAAAACTTGGTCATTGATTGATGAGTTTTCTAAGAAATCTGATTTGGTATCGGGTGTTAAATTGAGTCGTAATTTTGGTCATCAGGGTGCTCTATTGGCCGGAGTTACGAGTGCATCGAAAGATTCAGATGCCGTTATAACGATAGATGCTGACTTACAAGATGATGTCAATGCCATTCCTAAGATGGTTGATGAATATCTTGATGGAGCCGAAGTTGTTTATGGCGTTAGAAATAATCGTGATACTGATACAGCTTTCAAGCGTGATACAGCCGAAATGTTTTATAAATTCATGGGCTTTTTAGGTGTTAAATTAGTTCCGGATTCAGCGGATTATCGTTTGATGAGTCAGCGTGCTTGCAAGGTATTGTTAAGTTATCGTGAACGAAATTTGTTTTTACGTGGAATTGTGCCCTTGGTTGGGTTCAAATCAGCCAAAGTTTATTATGCTCGTAAAGAACGATTTGCTGGCGAGTCAAAATATCCTTTACGAAAAATGCTTAAATTTGCGATGGATGGTGTTACATCATTTTCAATCGTACCAATCAAGCTGATTATGGGACTAGGGTTCTTCATCGTCTTCATTAGTTTATTGCTTTTGATTTATAGTTTTATTCGTAAAATCAATGGAGATGTAATCCCTGGTTGGTCGTCATTAATGATATCTATTTGGGCACTGGGTGGTGTACAATTAATTAGTGTTAGTGTAATCGGCGAGTACGTTGGTAAGATTTTTAATGAAGTAAAACAACGTCCAAGATTTACAATTGAACGTGATATTTATACTGAAAAAACACAAGAAGAAAACAAGAGGTAATTATTATGAATGCCGCACAAAAGAAAGCTATGCAATATGGTCAATTGATCAACAATACTGTTCAATCCATTCAAGAAGAACAAGATAAACTAAATCCTGAATATGAAAAAGTTCGTGATGCCTTGGATCGTAGTAAAGTTGATCAAATCGATGATGTTGAATATACAAAGATTCAAAAAGATTTCACAACTGGAACTAAGAATTATCAAGAAGTTTTAGCTAAACTTGAAAAAGGTAAAGCACCTGCTCGTTTAATGGGAACACATATTTCACTTGTTTCCGCATTCAAGAAGTATGTTGAAGGTTGCGGTGAAATGACTGCAAGTATCGGTGATGATAAAAAAGTTGACCGTCATGCTTTTGATGAATCAGAAAAGAAGCAAGATGAATATATGGATAAGTTTTCTAAATTAATTCAAAAGTTGACTGACTTGGCTTAATGAATAATCAAGAATTAACTGAATTAATCAAAAAGGTTTCCCAAGAATATTTTGGGAAGCCTTTTATTCATCAAGCATGTTTTAATTCTCGACTGAAAACGACCGGCGGTAGATTTCATTTGAAAGATCGACACATTGATATCAATCCTAAAATTTATCAACAATTTGGGATGGATACTTTGGTTGGAGTTATTAAGCATGAGTTGTGTCATTATCATTTATATAATGACGGACTTCCAGCACAGCATCGTGATCGTTCGTTTAAGATATTGCTGAAGCAGGTTGGTGGTTTACGGTTTTCACCGATTCGAAGTGCAGTTAAAGTTAAGACTTATCATATTTATGAGTGTGATAAGTGTCATCATATTTATCAACGCGTTAAAAAAATTAATACAACGAAATTTGTTTGTGGCAAATGTCGAGGTAGGTTGAAATATATCAAAGATATTCAAATTTGAAATATGCCGCCTCCAGGAGTCAGAAAATTAGGTCGCTATGGGGACCGACTTGAGCCAAGGTCTCAAGTCTCGATTTTGAACTTCGCAAAGTACGCGAATTTCAAAAGTCGTCCCGTGGTGTAAGAGCTAAAGCTCTTACACCACCTTCATAGCGACCTAATTTTTTGACTCCTTCCGGCTAGGTGGGTCTTCGGTTTGAATAAATCGCTATTAAAATTTACTAGTTTATATATTAATAACGATTAGAGTACCAATATATTAATTGCTTTTAGTGTGGTATAACTCAGGAATTAGCTAAATAAGTTCTACTTCATATGAAATATAAATTTGAAGTGAATCAAAGTTGGTAAAGAACCCCAAATACTGCTTGAAATTATTTTTATTTATGTGTATAGTAGAACGTGCATGCGGGTATGGCGGAATTGGCAGACGCGCAAGACTAAGGATCTTGTGGAGAATTTTCTCCGTGGAAGTTCGAATCTTCTTACCCGCATCACAAAAGTAGTTGGACATTTTGTCTGACTGCTTTTTTTTGTTGTGTTGGTTCATGTATTATCTAATGTTAAATGAAGTAACTAGGGTTTGCCTTCAAGTTAGTCTGATAAGAATCTATTCTAATACGGATAAATATTTTAATAGTATAGTTGTTCCAGAATCCTATTAAGATAGTAACAAAAGCCATGAAAAGAATTTGAGATATTTTAGTTAATAAGGTACTAGTCGGAAGATTCGGACAGTGGTTACTGGCAGTGAAAGTGGCGTTAGAGCTTTAGCTCTTACACCACCGGGCGTGTTTAAGACTTGCCGAACTTGCAAGGCTTAAACCGAGGTCCGAGACCTTGGCTCGGGCCGTTCCGCACCGCCAGTGACCACTGTCCGAATCTGGAGACGGCATATATCCATAATATAAATAATTTGAAGACACATCCAATTCTTTAAAAATGGTTATTATATACAAGAAAAATTGTGCAAGTGCAAATTTTATAAAATATATTTTCTTTTTAAATTAATTATTTAAGATAAAAGCATATATTTTTAAATGTGGTGGTATAGTATTATTGATAAATGTCATTACGATAGATGGGAGCGTGTTGCAATTGTTTCTTGGATCTATTATTTATAATAAAAGACGAGAAATGAATTTTACGCAAATTGAGTTAGCTAACGATATTTGTACTCAAAATACGATTAGTAAAATTGAAAAACATAATATTGCGCCAACGGTTAATATTTTGATTAAAATTTGTTTAAAGTTAGGTCTAACTTTGAATGACGTTTTTAGTGACTTCTCAAATGATTCGTCCGCAAAAGAAGAGAGTATCTTAGACGAAATCGAACGAGATGTTTTACTTGATCGGATTACGGATATCGATGAAAGAATGTCAAAGCTGGAAGGAAAGCTTAGTAACAATGATATGAAACAGTACGAATTGATCAAAGGGGTCGTGGACTTCTGGGATGATAATTTGGATGTTTCTTTGTTTGATTTGGATAAAGTATTACAGTTCACGAAGTCGTCCATGGATGATATTTATACTTTGTTGGCTTATTTATTCAAAGGTTTAAATTATCTAAAAGAAAAGCACAATGATCGTGCACAATATTATTTCCAAATGATTGATGATGCTGCGGAAAAGGGTTCTAAGGTATCCAATGCGAGTGATTTAGAAATTATTTTCATTTGCAAGACGCTAGCAGAAGCATACAATGAGATGAAATTATTCGAAGAAGCACTTAACTTCAGTCGTTCAGGATTAAAATATGCACAAAAGAAGCATGTGTCATATTTTCTAGATGAGCTCAACTATCAAGCTGCGATGGCAATTAAGAATGGCAATGGAAAAGAAGCCAGTTATGATGATTATTATAAGTTGGCTTTTTACTTAGCTAAGGCAAATAATAACGATTCATTACTCGCCAAAATGAATTTACAATAAATAAAAAAATCACCAGTCTATATTGGCTGATGATTTTTTTTATAAATATATAAGTAAGCTTGAAAATTGTTGAATATGTTTAAACATAATATACTTTAACTAGTCTAAGGAGACTAAGGAAGTATTAAAAATGAAAAGAAAAGTTGTAGTAGCTTTTTTTGCAATTCTACTAGGAATGGGATTTTCATTTTTACCAATCCAAAGTGTCAAGGCTGAGTCCGTAACTAGCGGATATTTTGTTGATGTGAGTGCACGTTCTGCGGAGGTATACAATTCTTCAGGAGATGCATTAGGTAAATCCGAACCGGAGAATAGTTGTTGGGTACTTGGGAGAACCACAACTTTTGATGGTAAAGATTATTATCAGATTGGAAATGACGAGTATTTAAGTTCAAGTGATAGTTATATGTATCGTGATAGACCAGAAGTTATCAGAGTAGAGACTGACGAAGACGTTCCAGTGTATAACCACGACTTCGTTGAAAGCTCATGTGTTGCTTTGGCTCCAGGTACTTACTGGTATTCAGACCGTGTAATTACGACTCCAGATGGGATGCCATTTGTGCGTGTTGCTACGGATGAATATGTAGGTATGTGGAACGTGATCCAACAATCATTCACAGAAAAATAATACTAGTTTTTAAAAGGGTACTTCAAAAATTTTTTTTTTGAAATACTCTTTTTTTATTTGGGAAAGGCATAGGTCTACAAAAGTAGATGGCACTAGGATGATATCGTTTTTTGATAAAATTGGAATATCAAATATATAAATAAATTTATAGAAAAAGTGTCAATATTCACAAAATTATGTTGAATTATTGCTCAATACCTTGTACTATAAAGTTGCTTATGATAATGCCAAATCTGTATAAGCAAATGTGTGAATTACTAAGAAAATAAATTTTTTTGTATAGAAAATCCAATTTTTGTGTACACTATTTTTCTGCCAAAAAATGGTGTATTTAAGGGATTAAGATTTAAGAAAATATATATATAGAGGTCATTAATTATGAAAAAAACAATTTTATTATTAGCCTGTGCGCTATTAGGTACTGGAAGTGCAGTTGCCACTGCCGCTAGTTCTGTAACTGATGTCAATGCCCAATCAGTTACTCAAAAGGGAACTTATGCTCAAGTAAGTAGCGATGTTGCCCAAGTTTATGACAAAGATGGTAACAAAACAGATGTTGCTTTAGATAAAAATAGTACTTGGCAAGTTGCTAAGACACAAAGTATCAACGGATCAGATTACTATCAAGTATCAACTAATGGATTCCTTAGCACTAAGGACAGTTTTGCATACAAAAACCGTCGAATGACTATTAAAGTTCAATCACTCGACGGTTCTGATAAAAACGTAAATGTTTACGATCATAATTTAGTTCAAAGAAATGACATTCAGCTTGCTCCAAATAGTAAATGGGCTACTGACACTGAAATTAATTATTCGAATGGTGTCCCATTCTTGCGCGTTGCTCCTGATCAATACGTTGCCATGTATGATGTTGTGGAACAATCATTTAGCGCTACAATTTAATTTACTTTTATTTTTTGCTTATGTGTGTGAATTACTAATGATATCTTCGGTATGCCGACCGTTGATATCTTTTTTTGTATAACCAATTTTTATGTACACTGCCAAATGTACTTAAAGATTATTTAATATATATATGAGGTCATTCCTTAATACAATTCGTAGTTTACTATCATTTGGTGTCATTTTTGATTCAGTTTTTGTAAGAACCGTTTTCCTAAAATGGAATAAAAACTATGGAATGATAAAAATCCATAGCTTTTTTTATTTTTAGAGCTGAAAAAAAGTGATTATTTTTTACAACCAGTATACATTTGATTACTGAATCCCTTGTGGCAGTAAGAAAACTATATAATATGATTTTTGAACGGATATTAATTGGTTGGTATCTAAAAACTTTTGAATTAGACTAGCGTCAAAATTTGAAAGAAGGAAATTTAATATGCAATCGAACAAAAAATTTATTTATTTAGGAGCCACGTTATTTTCTGCTATGTTATTAACAACATTATCGAGTCAGACGGCTAAGGCTGCAACGACTGGCGATACTACATCAACTACTACGCAAGCAAGCACAGCACCACAAAGTACAACTACTTCATCCACAACAACTACAACAAGTGCTACACCTGTAAGCACAGCATCAAGTACAACAAGCACTCCAAGTACAACAAGTACTCCAAGCACGACAACATCAAGTACTATGAGCACACCAAGTACAACGACGACAGCGCCAAGCACAGCAACATCAAGTACTTCAAGCACACCAAGCGCAACGACAACAGCTCCAAGTACCTCGAGTACATCAGGTACAACGACAACAACACCAAGTACCTCGAGTACATCAAGTACAACGACAACAACACCAAGTACCGCAAGTACTCCAAGCACGACAACCTCAAGCACTACGAGTACACCAAGTACAACGACAACAACACCAAGTACCACAACAACCACAAGTACACCAACTACTTCAACTACAACAACATCTCCAACATCAGGCACCTCTACAACTAAAACTTCAACGACATCTAAAAAAGATACCAAGAAGCCCGGTTCCACAAGTAAAACTAAAAAGTCTAAACCATCAGCAAAGAAGTTTATTCACCGTCGAGCTGAATCATCATCAGAGTCAAGTGCGCCAAAAGCAACTAAATTAACAAAGAAGCCTACTTTAAAAGCTAAGCCAGTTAGTCGTGAAAAGGTTGCTCTTAGTTATCTTTCCGAAGGATCTAAGGATTCAGATTTGGCAAGTATGGGTGTTAAAGCCACTGCAACACTTAATGGCAAGCTTTTCTACTTAGTTGGTGATGGAGAATTTATTGAAGCCAGTGATTATCATTTTGTTGAGTCAGCAGAACCAGGTATTTTAAGAACCTATGATAAATCATTACAACCTGTCGATGCTTTTGGTCAACCTTTGGGCAAGACTTTATCACCAAACACAGCTTGGAAGTATAGTCGCACTGTTAAAATTGATGGGGCTAGTTATTATCAAGTTGCCAGTGATGAATTCGTTCCGGTAGACGACGCACTTGGTTTTACCCCAGTAGCTAAACCAACTGATTTGAAGGTGACAAAAAAGACAACTATCTATAACTCCTTAGGTGAGAGTACTGAAAAGACCCTAGCAAAAGGTAGTGCTTGGCGTACTGATGGTTGTGCATTAATTAATGGGGTAAAAATGTATCGAGTTTCAACCGATGGCTGGATCAGTGCCGCATCTGTTGAAGCATATTAAAGTTATTCGACTTTTGGTTCTTTATCAAGCTTGGTTATATAATCGAAATTAAAAAGGCTAGGTTTCCATCATCATTTTGTCACTCATGATGATGAAAATTTGGTCTTTTTTGTATCCTATCTTTTATAATTCATATTTCTAATGATATAAAAATATTTTTTTATTAGTCATATCACACTAAAAATAACTAATACGCTAGTCTCTGGGTGCAAGAAATACTGGCAGCAGTGAAGGTGGCGTTGGCGCTTCAGCGCTTACACCACGGGACGAGTTTTGAAATTCGCGTTCTTTGCGAAGTTCAAAATCGAGGTTGGAGACTTTGGCTCCAACCGGTCCCCACAGCGCCAGTATTTCTTGCATCCAGAGACGGAATCTAACCAAACTTGAGAAAGAACCCGGTTTTGGATTGCTGGAACCATTTGTTATAATCCAGATATCTTTTGATATATTCAATAAAGATTGTAATATTTTGATTATCAAGAAAATAACAGGGGAGAATATATGGAAAAAGTAGAAAAGCTACCAAAGAGTATTAAAACTATTTGGAGGCTACACGCGATTATTGAATTTGTGATTTTTATGATAATAATGGTAGGAATTAGTTTTATTAGATTGTCTTTATCACAAAAAGTCCAAAACTATTTTGATCTTACTTGGAGTCTAGTAGTTGGTATTGGAACAGTTTTACTAATAATTAGTTTTGTATGGGTCAACTATTTATGGACTTTTTGGACGTACTATATTGATGAACGACAAGTGCAATTACACAGCGGATATTTTTTTTGCAAACAAGTGATTATCCCGATTGCTCGAGTTCAAAATGTTACCTTAAAGCAAGGTCCGATTTTAAGGTGGAAAAATTTGCAAAAAATCGTCATAGTAACGGCCGCTGGTAAAAGTGAAATTGATGGTATCAAGTCAGATCAAGCTGATAAATTAAAGGAAACTATCATGAAGCTTGCACAGGAGGCTAAGAATGACATCTAAATTACGACGCTTGAGTCCTGCGGCCATTTTGTTTTTCTTCTATAAAGATGTTAAAAATCTTATTATTCCGGCAGCTATTTTTGCTTTTGCCGTTTTCCAGCAAGCTAAATTATGGACGATTGTGGGTTTGATCACACTATTTTTAGTCGTGCTTATTGGTGACGTGATAGCTTATTTTATGTTCGGCTATCAATTGTTTGAAAATGAAATCTTGGTGAAGCAGGGGTTATTCGTTAAGAAAGTTAATCATATCCCTTACGATCGAATCCAAAATGTGACAGCTAATCAGTGGTTCTTTCTGAAACCATTTAAATTGGAAGAATTAGAAATTGAAACGGCTGGACATTCTGAAGGCCCAGAGGTTAGTTTAGTTGCTGTTTCGGTGGAATTAAAAAATGAGTTGAATCATTATCGGCAGAATAGTGGTAGACCGGTCACTGAAGTTAATGATGGGACGGATAATTCAAAAGAAAAAATAAATGGGCAGACGTATTCGATAACCTGGCGAGAATTAA
Proteins encoded:
- a CDS encoding SLAP domain-containing protein gives rise to the protein MLLTTLSSQTAKAATTGDTTSTTTQASTAPQSTTTSSTTTTTSATPVSTASSTTSTPSTTSTPSTTTSSTMSTPSTTTTAPSTATSSTSSTPSATTTAPSTSSTSGTTTTTPSTSSTSSTTTTTPSTASTPSTTTSSTTSTPSTTTTTPSTTTTTSTPTTSTTTTSPTSGTSTTKTSTTSKKDTKKPGSTSKTKKSKPSAKKFIHRRAESSSESSAPKATKLTKKPTLKAKPVSREKVALSYLSEGSKDSDLASMGVKATATLNGKLFYLVGDGEFIEASDYHFVESAEPGILRTYDKSLQPVDAFGQPLGKTLSPNTAWKYSRTVKIDGASYYQVASDEFVPVDDALGFTPVAKPTDLKVTKKTTIYNSLGESTEKTLAKGSAWRTDGCALINGVKMYRVSTDGWISAASVEAY
- a CDS encoding PH domain-containing protein, giving the protein MEKVEKLPKSIKTIWRLHAIIEFVIFMIIMVGISFIRLSLSQKVQNYFDLTWSLVVGIGTVLLIISFVWVNYLWTFWTYYIDERQVQLHSGYFFCKQVIIPIARVQNVTLKQGPILRWKNLQKIVIVTAAGKSEIDGIKSDQADKLKETIMKLAQEAKNDI